One segment of Comamonas thiooxydans DNA contains the following:
- a CDS encoding LysR family transcriptional regulator, whose amino-acid sequence MSAFQDSRARYLFEAVYCGSVRAAAEKLGIVPSAVSRQISLLEEELGLALLERHRNGVVPTEAGQLLLDYHREHTAHRHDMLAKVDALRGLHSGSVSVVSGEGFAQELIDGPIRNFRQQYPGVSISLEIYGTTEIMRRIREDAAEIGLVYYPPADSHITARGTARQPMHAIVHSQHPLASAAQTSLQELSQWPIAMLQGVYGIRQLVEYAERKDKIHLSPALTSNLISVLLAFVTSGQGVTLLPPCSVTAELASGRLRAIPIHNPAFQDAEMQLITRTGRHLSPAANRFLLYCMQGMQAFQEP is encoded by the coding sequence ATGTCCGCCTTTCAAGACTCCCGTGCCCGCTATCTGTTTGAAGCCGTCTACTGCGGCTCTGTCCGTGCCGCCGCCGAAAAACTGGGCATCGTGCCCTCGGCCGTCAGCCGCCAGATCAGCCTGCTCGAAGAGGAACTGGGCCTGGCTCTGCTGGAGCGCCATCGCAACGGCGTGGTACCTACCGAGGCCGGCCAGTTGCTGCTCGACTATCATCGCGAACACACGGCCCACCGCCACGACATGCTGGCCAAGGTCGATGCGCTGCGCGGGCTGCACAGCGGCAGCGTCAGCGTGGTCAGCGGCGAGGGTTTTGCACAGGAGCTGATCGACGGGCCCATACGCAATTTTCGCCAGCAATATCCGGGCGTCAGCATCTCGCTGGAAATCTACGGCACGACCGAGATCATGCGCCGGATTCGCGAGGACGCTGCCGAGATCGGCCTAGTCTACTACCCGCCCGCCGACAGCCATATCACCGCACGCGGTACGGCGCGCCAGCCCATGCACGCCATCGTCCACTCCCAGCACCCGCTGGCCAGCGCTGCCCAGACTTCGCTGCAGGAGCTCAGCCAATGGCCTATTGCCATGCTTCAAGGTGTGTATGGCATTCGCCAGCTCGTGGAATATGCCGAACGCAAGGACAAGATCCACCTCAGCCCCGCGCTGACCAGCAATCTCATCAGCGTGCTGCTGGCCTTTGTCACCAGCGGCCAGGGCGTGACCCTGCTGCCGCCCTGCTCCGTCACGGCCGAGCTGGCAAGCGGGCGCCTGCGCGCCATTCCCATTCACAACCCTGCATTTCAGGATGCGGAGATGCAGCTCATCACTCGCACCGGCCGCCATCTGTCCCCTGCTGCCAATCGCTTTCTGCTGTATTGCATGCAGGGCATGCAGGCGTTCCAGGAACCATGA
- a CDS encoding M20 aminoacylase family protein, whose translation MMNTIKWPGQQELQAWRHDFHRHPETAFQEHRTSARVAELLKSFGLEVHTGLAGTGVVAVLKGNMGAGPSIGLRADMDALNVTELNQCEHASTHAGRMHACGHDGHTSMLLGAAQALASAPDFAGTVHFIFQPAEENEGGARAMIEAGLFKRFPMDAVYSMHNWPGLPVGTAALHSTAVMAAFDIFDLTLTGKGCHAAMPHLGKDALLAACQLVTHLPALIAREQEVHKPAVLSVTSFNAGDTYNVMPEVIKLRGTVRCFDMPQRARIEQRFRDAIAATCALHGLEAHLDYRVSYPATINNPQHAEVCAEVLTSVLGEGKVRRDMVPSMASEDFAFMAQECPGVYIWLGNGEDSASLHNPKYDFNDANLPLGMRYWVALVGRLLKDGKLPA comes from the coding sequence ATGATGAACACCATCAAGTGGCCCGGCCAGCAGGAACTTCAAGCCTGGCGCCATGACTTTCACCGTCATCCCGAAACCGCGTTTCAGGAGCACCGCACCAGCGCACGCGTGGCCGAACTGCTGAAGAGCTTCGGTCTGGAAGTGCACACCGGCCTGGCCGGTACGGGTGTGGTTGCCGTGCTCAAGGGCAATATGGGCGCAGGCCCATCCATCGGCCTGCGCGCCGATATGGACGCGTTGAATGTGACGGAGCTCAACCAGTGCGAGCATGCGTCCACGCACGCCGGCCGTATGCATGCCTGCGGCCATGACGGCCATACCAGCATGTTGCTGGGGGCGGCCCAGGCTCTGGCCTCGGCGCCCGATTTTGCGGGGACCGTGCATTTCATCTTCCAGCCCGCCGAGGAAAACGAAGGTGGCGCGCGAGCCATGATCGAAGCCGGCTTGTTCAAGCGCTTCCCCATGGACGCGGTCTACAGCATGCATAACTGGCCGGGCCTGCCTGTGGGAACGGCAGCGCTGCATTCCACGGCCGTGATGGCGGCCTTCGACATCTTTGACCTGACGCTGACCGGCAAGGGTTGCCATGCCGCCATGCCCCATCTGGGCAAGGACGCACTGCTGGCTGCCTGTCAGCTGGTGACTCATCTTCCCGCGCTGATTGCGCGCGAGCAGGAGGTTCACAAGCCGGCCGTGTTGAGCGTGACCAGCTTCAACGCCGGCGATACCTATAACGTGATGCCCGAAGTCATCAAGCTGCGTGGCACCGTGCGCTGCTTTGACATGCCTCAGCGTGCACGCATCGAACAGCGTTTTCGCGATGCGATTGCCGCGACTTGCGCGCTGCACGGCCTGGAAGCCCATCTCGACTACCGCGTCAGTTACCCCGCAACCATCAACAACCCCCAGCATGCCGAAGTCTGCGCCGAGGTGCTGACCAGCGTGCTGGGCGAGGGCAAGGTGCGCCGCGATATGGTGCCCAGCATGGCCTCGGAAGACTTTGCCTTCATGGCGCAGGAATGCCCGGGCGTCTATATCTGGCTGGGCAATGGCGAGGACAGTGCCTCGCTGCACAATCCCAAGTACGACTTCAATGACGCTAATCTGCCGCTGGGTATGCGTTACTGGGTGGCGCTGGTGGGTCGTCTGCTGAAGGACGGCAAGCTGCCAGCCTGA
- a CDS encoding DUF3100 domain-containing protein: MRTEVQPAKAALNVGSVVQVFALALVIAALSEWLGPLPIALGVGKVVLLPMIWALLIGLVLGLLRKRMPGPLQLSLYSQNLAAAVLSCALFLFIAKLGLLVGSSLPKLAEVGWGLVLQELGNLVGCVALGMPVALLLGIKREAIGATFSIGREPGLAIIGERFGMDSPEGRGVLAEYITGTLIGAIFISLLAGFVSSLNIFHPLALGMGAGVGSGSMTAAAVGAIAAQHPEMSDQIATFAAAANLIATTVGTYLTLFISLPLALRAYQWLEPILGRKRKQAVVEQAVDLSAAKDEEQAQVPALGLGMRFASWVLVGAMVLIGNRIGHGVPVMDALPGVLLIIAAVFVGDLIYVGTRRILPAVCWISFIAMAMTFPLTPYAAEVAALTSKVNFLAMITPMLTFAGLSLAKDIPAFRRLGWRIVVVSLLANAGVFLAATLIAQTFVHTL; this comes from the coding sequence ATGCGTACAGAGGTGCAGCCGGCCAAGGCCGCGTTGAATGTGGGCAGCGTGGTGCAGGTATTTGCGCTGGCGCTGGTGATCGCGGCATTGTCCGAGTGGCTGGGGCCGCTGCCCATTGCGCTGGGCGTGGGCAAGGTGGTGCTGCTGCCCATGATCTGGGCGCTGCTCATCGGCCTGGTGCTGGGTCTGCTGCGCAAGCGCATGCCCGGCCCGCTGCAGCTGAGCCTGTACAGCCAGAATCTGGCCGCCGCCGTGCTGTCCTGCGCGCTGTTCCTGTTCATTGCCAAGCTGGGCCTGCTGGTTGGTAGTTCGCTGCCCAAGCTGGCGGAAGTCGGCTGGGGACTGGTGTTGCAGGAGTTGGGCAACTTGGTCGGTTGCGTGGCCCTGGGCATGCCCGTGGCGCTGCTGCTGGGGATCAAGCGCGAAGCGATTGGCGCGACGTTCTCCATCGGCCGTGAACCGGGCCTGGCCATCATCGGCGAGCGTTTCGGCATGGATTCGCCCGAAGGCCGCGGCGTGCTGGCCGAGTACATCACAGGCACTCTGATCGGCGCCATCTTCATCTCGCTGCTGGCCGGCTTTGTCTCCAGCCTCAATATCTTCCACCCGCTGGCCCTGGGCATGGGCGCCGGCGTGGGTTCGGGCAGCATGACGGCCGCCGCCGTGGGCGCGATCGCCGCCCAGCATCCCGAGATGAGCGACCAGATTGCCACCTTTGCCGCTGCCGCCAACCTGATTGCGACGACGGTGGGCACTTATCTGACGCTGTTCATCTCGCTGCCGCTGGCCTTGCGTGCCTATCAATGGCTGGAGCCGATTCTGGGCCGCAAGCGCAAGCAGGCCGTTGTGGAGCAGGCCGTAGACCTGTCTGCCGCCAAAGATGAAGAACAGGCGCAGGTTCCGGCGCTGGGTCTGGGCATGCGCTTCGCTTCCTGGGTTCTGGTCGGCGCCATGGTGCTGATCGGCAACCGCATCGGCCATGGCGTGCCGGTGATGGATGCGCTGCCCGGCGTGCTGCTCATCATTGCTGCAGTGTTTGTCGGTGATCTGATCTATGTCGGCACGCGCCGCATACTGCCTGCCGTGTGCTGGATCTCGTTCATCGCCATGGCCATGACATTCCCGCTCACGCCTTATGCCGCCGAAGTGGCTGCGCTCACCAGCAAGGTCAACTTCCTGGCCATGATCACGCCCATGCTGACGTTCGCGGGCCTGTCGCTGGCCAAGGACATCCCAGCCTTCCGCCGCCTGGGCTGGCGCATCGTCGTGGTTTCGCTGCTGGCCAATGCCGGTGTGTTCCTGGCTGCGACCCTGATCGCCCAGACCTTTGTCCATACGCTGTAA